The region GATGCCTCATAAAGAAGGGAAAGGTTCAATCCGTACATTACAAAGTTAAAACAAGTATGAAGCACTGCTGGCTGCATATAAGTATGTACATGGCAATGGTTAGCCAAAACGCCTTACAAATAGAAAACACTTCGAAATAATTAAAacgaaaaggctcaaatatgccatcgaccTATCataaatggctcatttatgccatcatcAATAGTTCGTCTCATTTATGCTATTgacgttaccaaaatgactcattcatacatttttcattaacgccggttttacaataccagatataACACGTGGCCTATTAAACCAACACAAATTAAATcgtaaattaaactaaaacctGATCCAACCAAGCAGATGGAACAGAGATAGTTCTTAAACCAACAAAGCAGAAGCTTCAACACAAGAATAAGCTCAATTTCTTTTCCTGATAAAACAGTCAAAAGTAGGCAGATTTGCAAGCAAACTTGAATATAACTCTCACATATAGACCATATAAGAATAAATTCCCTAGTGAAATGTAAAAAAGATCCAATCTTTAACCATATAAAAATTGTAATGGAATTTTTGTAAACTCATAAATCTTCAGCAACTTAAAAACTGTAAACAGATTTTTGTAAACTCATAAATCTGAACTAAAGCAACTTATAAATCTGTAAATGTTAGGAAGAGGGAAATAAGAATAGGATTTGGGTGGGTCAGGTGTATGGGTcgggttttagtttaatttaagaTTTGATTTgtgctggtttaattaaatgacgtagacctctaattggaatCTACGTGTCATATCTAGTATTATAaaaccggcgttaatgaaaaatggcatggatgagccattttggtaaGGGTGATAACATTAAttagccaaactattgacgagcggcataaatgagtcatttccgatagttcgatgacatatttgagccttttccgtaattAAAAAGGGGTTAAGAATGAGACTCTCACCCATGCGTAGAAAGGGCAGAAAAAGGATTAGACTTTCAAACCTTCTTCCTTTATACAGAAAAAAGGATTAGACTTTCTAACCTTCTTCCTTTATAATACATACTATACCTCTATAAACTGTTGATTTAAAAAAAGGCTGGAATGTACAATCTTCAACCATGTAAAACAGTTAATAgcgacaaaaagaaaagaaaaaatgaaattggCGACACATAGAGAAGACAGATGGACTGGAACTTCTTTGTTTTAATATATTAATAGACCCTATACCTCTATATTCTATAAAAAGAAAGCGCGAAGTAAGCCAGGTTCAATTAGTTATTCTAACTTGTCGAAGACTTGTCAGTTTGTGATGCATTGAGGTGAAACTCTAATAGACCATAAAAAGTCGAAGTTTTAAATAGGTAAGCTGATCCTACTTCATGTACAAGCTGATTATGTGCAAGTTCAATATAATCCCAAGATTGACAGGTGTCACCAGGTACCAAAGCTGCAACCAACATGCTCTTGGGTGATTACGTGGAGTTGATCTTGCATCATAGCCATGGATCGATAAGGAGGAAAGCGTATGCGGTAGAAGCATGTTTGTGCAGAAGGCAAGTGATCATAAGATTCCGAGGTTTTGTAGATGTAAGGTCTAGAAGCCAAACCACCAAAACCCTCTAGAGGTAGATACTTAATTGACGTCCAGAAGAAAAGGAGCACCTTTCTCTGCTCAGCAGACATACGCCCAACTATCTGCCCGGAGGGAAAGAAAACAAACATTAATTGTTGGTATGAATCAGATCTCCTAACACTTGAGGTTTAACTTGTCCTAACAACATTCAGGATGGCAACAACCTATTCCAGGTTACATAATCAAGTTATCTGGGATCGGATCCATATCCATTCCGCGCATAATGTTCATGCTCCAACCTTATCCCTTTTATTAAGTGTCATTCAGGCAAAAACTTGTGCTACCAGTAGAAAAACTGgtaaagtaaaaaaattaatacaccTCTCCAACTCCCCCAAAACAAATGTTGCCTGGTGCAACTATGtataaaatgaagtttctgtGTCAGAAATTTACTGCTTTtacaaatactccctccgttccactTTACTTGACCCTTGTTGACTTGGCACTCCCCTTAAAATGTATTTATTAGGGGTTTTGTTTtactaaattatccttattgattatgctttggAAATCTAAGTTTGAGTACTACTACTACTTTATATAGTTaatattggaagaaaataataaatctctCTTGATTTGCTAAAATAGACAagtaataaaaaggaaaatctaTTTTAGTATAAGGGCCAAGTAaaatggaacggagggagtaacgaAGATAGAGGAGGTGAAAGTGTAAAGTTCTAAATACTGTGAGAATATACCGACTTCGTGTACCTTCCAGAACCAGGATATTTGAGGATTGCTTTCTTTGTAGCCATTGTAATCTGTATGTGCTTTCCAATCTTCCACAGAAACAGCACTTCCACTCCCATCAAGCATCTGGTCAAGATCTTCAAGGTCTAAACTCCGAAACAAGGAAATTTTGAGACTTAAGGTAGTTATATCAGCAAAACCTTGAGAAAAGTGGGCTATCTGCTGAGCAATTGATGTGACAAGCCGATGTTGAATAAGAAGATTAACATACTCCTTCCTATTCTTACTGTTCACAACAATATCTTCCCCGTTGGGACAAAGCTCGACCGCTTTCCTGGACCCCAACTCTTCAGCTTCACAAACAAATGTCAAGCTTAGTGTATCTTATCTACCATCTCAGGATCCATCTCCAGTATCTGCTTGCAGCTACTGTACAAGTATGGATCTGCATCCTTAATGTCTTGCAATGAAATTTTCTCTCCAGCCAAATGCAAAAAGAACACACCTTCAAACACAATGCCAATTTGTATTTTACGCATTAAAGCCAATGCAATCATCCTACCAGAGAAGCAGAAATACTCAAGGTGCAATGGATCCACCTTAGATACTGCAAGCACAAATTGTAGATGAGCgtaattcacattctaacagaGAGAGTAATATTACTTTCCCTGATGCATTAAATGATTATCTCAAATCGCTAGCAATTATCATACAAATAAAGTTCTGCT is a window of Lycium ferocissimum isolate CSIRO_LF1 chromosome 12, AGI_CSIRO_Lferr_CH_V1, whole genome shotgun sequence DNA encoding:
- the LOC132040259 gene encoding LOW QUALITY PROTEIN: E3 ubiquitin-protein ligase UPL5-like (The sequence of the model RefSeq protein was modified relative to this genomic sequence to represent the inferred CDS: inserted 1 base in 1 codon; substituted 1 base at 1 genomic stop codon) encodes the protein MELCLKKLEDQLVLKEKGKGKPIVSWWCQYLVILKELNSISKLLSLEGFWRKRRQRQVALCSLIMTFAKKTDDYWWVIERKEVTNFEVRRHFATMMLQEVRYGNQVMHEMLFDRSQLLEESFEYIGHADPALLRGGLFMGFKYEEATGPGVLREWFLLVCRAIFNPXNALFVACPNDRRRFFPNPVSKVDPLHLEYFCFSGRMIALALMRKIQIGIVFEGVFFLHLAGEKISLQDIKDADPYLYSSCKQILEMDPEMVDXDTLSLTFVCEAEELGSRKAVELCPNGEDIVVNSKNRKEYVNLLIQHRLVTSIAQQIAHFSQGFADITTLSLKISLFRSLDLEDLDQMLDGSGSAVSVEDWKAHTDYNGYKESNPQISWFWKIVGRMSAEQRKVLLFFWTSIKYLPLEGFGGLASRPYIYKTSESYDHLPSAQTCFYRIRFPPYRSMAMMQDQLHVITQEHVGCSFGTW